One Brassica napus cultivar Da-Ae chromosome C2, Da-Ae, whole genome shotgun sequence DNA window includes the following coding sequences:
- the BNAC02G10870D gene encoding YTH domain-containing protein ECT1 isoform X2: MDPASSRTQPNQIVSSGERAVMADNVGGDHHQVSPGDERIVSSSSSSVAPPDPYSYYNVLQSPTNLYHPYDWDAVHSGYTQGFNSWDGYPQYAATTPEGMHVPQVVYDGNSSFMYHQPGFAFNPYPPSMMMEGQVPFSPAYYPQYGAPSPMHFTQSEIGADNSRYDPTSAYMVPFAGYGGGSLSGNQGGNALASPIPYPQTMGILGPYDHNASQLPVHGSGVASSSSVGGYYHVGSYQTPNAVGSYYGADNSVRSAPDIGKRREYSSVPTTNDLYGNRGPRASSRIESKNSSRLSSSAGNSANGSSTAGPNPSLYNSPEFVTDYKNAKFFIVKSFSEDNVHRSIKYNVWASTPHGNKKLDTAYRDAEKMGGKCPIFLFFSVNASGQFCGVSEMVGPVDFEKDAGYWQQDRWSGQFPVKWHILKDVPNNRFSHILLQNNDNKPVTHSRDSQEVKLRQGIEMLRIFKEYEAHTSILDDFSYYDERERQKVGEDGGRKEDGEEETSSAVEQLSERLQAVTVEDGKEGEKEDLI; this comes from the exons ATGGATCCCGCTTCTTCCAGAACTCAGCCCAACCAAATCGTCTCTTCCG GGGAAAGAGCCGTCATGGCGGATAATGTCGGCGGCGACCACCACCAG GTTTCTCCCGGAGATGAAAGGATCgtctcttcttcgtcttcctccgTTGCTCCTCCTGATCCCTACTCTTATTACAACGTCCTTCAAAGCCCTACAAATCTCTATCATCCTTACGATTGGGATGCTGTACATTCTG gTTATACACAAGGATTCAACAGTTGGGATGGGTATCCACAGTATGCTGCTACTACCCCTGAAGGCATGCATGTCCCACAG GTTGTCTACGATGGGAATTCATCTTTTATGTACCACCAACCTGGTTTTGCTTTCAACCCTTACCCACCATCCATGATGATGGAGGGCCAAGTCCCATTCTCCCCAGCGTATTACCCGCAGTATGGTGCACCTTCACCTATGCATTTCACTCAGTCAGAAATTGGTGCTGACAATTCCCGTTATGACCCAACATCTGCTTATATGGTTCCTTTTGCGGGATATGGTGGAGGCAGTTTATCTGGTAATCAAGGGGGTAACGCTTTAGCATCCCCTATACCTTATCCTCAAACGATGGGCATACTTGGGCCTTACGACCATAATGCTTCTCAG CTACCGGTGCATGGGAGTGGGGTTGCTTCAAGTTCTTCTGTGGGAGGATATTATCATGTAGGATCTTACCAGACTCCAAATGCTGTTGGGTCATATTATGGAGCTGATAATTCAGTCAGGTCAGCCCCTGACATAGGTAAACGGCGAGAGTACAGTTCTGTACCTACCACAAATGATCTGTATGGCAATCGAGGACCAAGAGCATCCAGCAGGATAGAGAGCAAGAACAGCTCCAGACTTTCCTCTTCTGCTGGTAATTCAGCAAATGGTTCGAGTACAGCTGGACCAAATCCCAGTTTGTACAACAGTCCAGAATTTGTGACGGATTACAAGAATGCCAAATTCTTTATCGTCAAGTCATTTAGTGAAGACAATGTTCACAGAAGCATCAAGTATAATGTCTGGGCCAGCACGCCGCATGGCaacaaaaaattagatactGCTTATAGAGATGCTGAGAAGATGGGTGGAAAATGTCCAATCTTTCTGTTCTTTTCG GTAAATGCAAGTGGACAATTCTGTGGGGTGTCGGAAATGGTCGGGCCTGTAGATTTTGAAAAGGACGCTGGTTACTGGCAGCAAGACAGGTGGAGTGGGCAGTTCCCAGTGAAGTGGCATATTTTGAAAGATGTACCGAATAACCGGTTTTCTCATATTCTTTTACAAAACAATGACAACAAGCCGGTAACGCACAGCCGAGACTCTCAGGAG GTGAAGCTGCGTCAGGGGATCGAGATGCTGAGAATATTCAAAGAATATGAGGCACACACATCTATCCTGGATGATTTCAGCTACtatgatgagagagagaggcaaaAGGTGGGAGAGGATGGTGGGAGGAAAGAAGACGGGGAAGAAGAGACCTCCTCTGCTGTGGAGCAGTTATCAGAGCGTCTTCAAGCTGTCACAGTAGAAGATGGAaaggaaggggaaaaagaagacTTGATATAA
- the BNAC02G10870D gene encoding YTH domain-containing protein ECT1 isoform X1: MDPASSRTQPNQIVSSGERAVMADNVGGDHHQQVSPGDERIVSSSSSSVAPPDPYSYYNVLQSPTNLYHPYDWDAVHSGYTQGFNSWDGYPQYAATTPEGMHVPQVVYDGNSSFMYHQPGFAFNPYPPSMMMEGQVPFSPAYYPQYGAPSPMHFTQSEIGADNSRYDPTSAYMVPFAGYGGGSLSGNQGGNALASPIPYPQTMGILGPYDHNASQLPVHGSGVASSSSVGGYYHVGSYQTPNAVGSYYGADNSVRSAPDIGKRREYSSVPTTNDLYGNRGPRASSRIESKNSSRLSSSAGNSANGSSTAGPNPSLYNSPEFVTDYKNAKFFIVKSFSEDNVHRSIKYNVWASTPHGNKKLDTAYRDAEKMGGKCPIFLFFSVNASGQFCGVSEMVGPVDFEKDAGYWQQDRWSGQFPVKWHILKDVPNNRFSHILLQNNDNKPVTHSRDSQEVKLRQGIEMLRIFKEYEAHTSILDDFSYYDERERQKVGEDGGRKEDGEEETSSAVEQLSERLQAVTVEDGKEGEKEDLI, encoded by the exons ATGGATCCCGCTTCTTCCAGAACTCAGCCCAACCAAATCGTCTCTTCCG GGGAAAGAGCCGTCATGGCGGATAATGTCGGCGGCGACCACCACCAG CAGGTTTCTCCCGGAGATGAAAGGATCgtctcttcttcgtcttcctccgTTGCTCCTCCTGATCCCTACTCTTATTACAACGTCCTTCAAAGCCCTACAAATCTCTATCATCCTTACGATTGGGATGCTGTACATTCTG gTTATACACAAGGATTCAACAGTTGGGATGGGTATCCACAGTATGCTGCTACTACCCCTGAAGGCATGCATGTCCCACAG GTTGTCTACGATGGGAATTCATCTTTTATGTACCACCAACCTGGTTTTGCTTTCAACCCTTACCCACCATCCATGATGATGGAGGGCCAAGTCCCATTCTCCCCAGCGTATTACCCGCAGTATGGTGCACCTTCACCTATGCATTTCACTCAGTCAGAAATTGGTGCTGACAATTCCCGTTATGACCCAACATCTGCTTATATGGTTCCTTTTGCGGGATATGGTGGAGGCAGTTTATCTGGTAATCAAGGGGGTAACGCTTTAGCATCCCCTATACCTTATCCTCAAACGATGGGCATACTTGGGCCTTACGACCATAATGCTTCTCAG CTACCGGTGCATGGGAGTGGGGTTGCTTCAAGTTCTTCTGTGGGAGGATATTATCATGTAGGATCTTACCAGACTCCAAATGCTGTTGGGTCATATTATGGAGCTGATAATTCAGTCAGGTCAGCCCCTGACATAGGTAAACGGCGAGAGTACAGTTCTGTACCTACCACAAATGATCTGTATGGCAATCGAGGACCAAGAGCATCCAGCAGGATAGAGAGCAAGAACAGCTCCAGACTTTCCTCTTCTGCTGGTAATTCAGCAAATGGTTCGAGTACAGCTGGACCAAATCCCAGTTTGTACAACAGTCCAGAATTTGTGACGGATTACAAGAATGCCAAATTCTTTATCGTCAAGTCATTTAGTGAAGACAATGTTCACAGAAGCATCAAGTATAATGTCTGGGCCAGCACGCCGCATGGCaacaaaaaattagatactGCTTATAGAGATGCTGAGAAGATGGGTGGAAAATGTCCAATCTTTCTGTTCTTTTCG GTAAATGCAAGTGGACAATTCTGTGGGGTGTCGGAAATGGTCGGGCCTGTAGATTTTGAAAAGGACGCTGGTTACTGGCAGCAAGACAGGTGGAGTGGGCAGTTCCCAGTGAAGTGGCATATTTTGAAAGATGTACCGAATAACCGGTTTTCTCATATTCTTTTACAAAACAATGACAACAAGCCGGTAACGCACAGCCGAGACTCTCAGGAG GTGAAGCTGCGTCAGGGGATCGAGATGCTGAGAATATTCAAAGAATATGAGGCACACACATCTATCCTGGATGATTTCAGCTACtatgatgagagagagaggcaaaAGGTGGGAGAGGATGGTGGGAGGAAAGAAGACGGGGAAGAAGAGACCTCCTCTGCTGTGGAGCAGTTATCAGAGCGTCTTCAAGCTGTCACAGTAGAAGATGGAaaggaaggggaaaaagaagacTTGATATAA
- the LOC106417771 gene encoding VAMP-like protein YKT61, which yields MICTLSNLLLLCLLQPLCSNTVSLSLSLLIKSDPPELIMSITALLVLKCTPDTPNPVILAHAFDFSGFNYFYHPNISEFVRFFGSTVAGRTLPSQRQSVKHKDEVVHSYNRNGLCAVGFMDDRYPVRSAFSLLDQVLDEYQKIFGETWRSAKEVSKQKWPYLVEALEKFKDPAEADKLLKIQMELDESSIIFHKTIDGLLARGEKLDSLVEKSSDLNKASKMFYKRARKTNTCCTIL from the exons ATGATTTGTACCCTCTCTAACTTGCTTCTTCTCTGTCTCCTTCAACCTCTCTGCTCCAacactgtctctctctctctctctctcttgattaaAAG TGATCCACCAGAGTTAATTATGAGTATCACGGCCTTGCTTGTTCTCAAGTGCACTCCCGATACTCCAAACCCAGTTATCCTCGCTCACGCATTCGACTTCTCTGGATTCAACTATTTCTACCACCCTAACATCTCAGAGTTCGTTCGCTTCTTCGGTAGTACTGTCGCTGGCCGAACCCTTCCTTCTCAGCGCCAATCTGTTAAACACAAAG ACGAAGTAGTGCATTCTTACAACAGAAACGGCCTATGCGCCGTGGGATTCATGGACGACCGTTATCCTGTTCGAAGTGCTTTTTCTCTTCTCGATCAG GTTCTTGATGAGTACCAAAAGATATTTGGTGAGACATGGAGGTCAGCAAAAGAAGTCTCTAAGCAGAAGTGGCCATACTTAGTAGAAGCTTTAGAAAAATTTAAG GACCCGGCTGAAGCTGATAAGCTGTTGAAAATACAGATGGAGCTGGATGAGAGCAGTATTATATTT CATAAAACCATTGATGGTCTCCTAGCCCGAGGTGAAAAGCTGGACAGTTTAGTGGAGAAGAGTTCAGATTTAAACAAGGCATCAAAG ATGTTTTACAAGCGAGCGAGGAAAACAAACACATGCTGTACAATTCTCTGA
- the LOC106407985 gene encoding glycerophosphodiester phosphodiesterase GDPDL6-like: MLRFLILFSLLIHSCVAPPKTKAAAGTLPAKKWLTLSGKEPAVVARGGFSGLFPESSATANDLAISSSSPDLTMLCNLQLTKDGAGFCLSDIRLDNSTTISTFFPKGQKAYKVYGQNLKGWFALDYSADTIFSNVSLVQNIFSRPSIFDGQMAIAAVEDVLDTKPPKFWLSVQYDAFYMEHKLSPAEYIRSLRFNGINVISSPEIGFLKSIGKDARRAKTKLIFEFKDPEANEPTTNKKYSEILLNLAAIKVFATGIIVPKDYIWPIDSAKYLKPPTTVVTDAHKAGLEIYASGFVNDMLTSYNYSYDPSAEYLQFVDNGQFSVDGFISDFPPTASQAISCFAHQKRDTPKIGKTLVITHNGASGDYPGCTDLAYQKAVDDGADVIDCSVQMTKDGMAFCLDSADLIPTTTAATTLMTRATSVPEIQSKNGIFSFDLTWAEIQSLKPQIQSPFLAADGFPRNPKNKNAGKFMTLADFLKFSKAKAVTGVLINIQNAAYLASKKGLGIVDAVKSALTSSKLDMKVLIQSDDSSVLDSFKAAPQYTRVLSIDKEIGDAPKPTIEEIKKHADAVNVLRSSLVTISQSFATGKTKVVEAMHKGNISVYVSVLRNEYLSITFDYFSDPTVELATFIAGNGVDGVITEFPATATRYLRSPCSDLYRELPFAILPAKAGTLVSVASKEAQPPASAPNPPLDAKDVIDPPLPPVANLATNNASGGAPPASLRSGTIATTANLSLSLIAMLALGLLLCAGA; this comes from the exons ATGCTGAGGTTTCTcatccttttctctcttctcataCACTCTTGTGTTGCGCCCCCCAAAACTAAGGCTGCTGCTGGAACTCTACCTGCCAAGAAATGGCTCACCCTTAGCG gAAAAGAGCCTGCGGTTGTAGCGAGAGGCGGCTTCTCAGGACTTTTCCCAGAGTCAAGCGCCACTGCAAACGACTTGGCTATTAGCTCCAGCTCCCCTGATCTCACAATGTTGTGCAACCTTCAGTTGACAAAAGACGGTGCGGGCTTTTGCTTGTCTGATATCAGGCTTGACAATTCAAccaccatctccaccttctTCCCCAAAGGCCAGAAGGCCTACAAAGTCTATGGTCAAAACCTCAAGGGCTGGTTTGCTCTTGACTACTCTGCTGACACCATCTTCTCCAACGTCTCCc TTGTTCAAAACATTTTCTCTCGGCCCAGCATTTTCGACGGCCAGATGGCAATTGCAGCCGTGGAGGACGTCCTCGACACCAAGCCTCCCAAGTTCTGGTTGAGCGTTCAG TATGACGCATTCTACATGGAACACAAGCTAAGCCCAGCCGAGTACATTAGAAGCTTGCGTTTCAATGGCATTAACGTCATCTCGTCTCCAGAGATCGGTTTCTTGAAGAGCATTGGGAAAGATGCACGCAGGGCCAAGACAAAGCTCATATTCGAGTTCAAAGACCCCGAGGCAAACGAGCCTACCACCAACAAAAAGTACAGCGAGATCCTGCTGAATCTCGCAGCCATCAAGGTCTTTGCCACAGGCATTATTGTTCCCAAAGACTACATTTGGCCCATTGACTCGGCCAAGTACCTTAAGCCGCCAACCACCGTTGTAACTGATGCCCACAAAGCAGGTCTAGAAATCTACGCTTCAGGTTTTGTCAATGATATGCTCACCAGCTATAACTACAGCTATGATCCTTCCGCTGAGTATCTCCAGTTTGTGGACAACGGCCAGTTCTCTGTTGATGGCTTCATCTCTGATTTTCCGCCAACAGCATCACAAGCCATCT CTTGCTTTGCTCACCAAAAGAGAGATACTCCCAAAATAGGCAAAACGTTGGTCATAACTCACAATGGAGCAAGTGGAGATTATCCAGGCTGCACTGATCTGGCTTATCAGAAGGCGGTGGACGATGGAGCAGATGTGATAGACTGTTCTGTCCAGATGACCAAAGATGGAATGGCTTTCTGCCTTGATTCTGCAGACCTCATACCAACCACCACTGCAGCGACCACTCTCATGACCCGAGCCACCAGCGTTCCTGAGATCCAGTCCAAAAATGGCATTTTCTCTTTTGATCTCACATGGGCGGAGATCCAGTCTCTAAAGC CTCAAATCCAGAGCCCCTTCTTAGCTGCTGATGGATTCCCAAGAAACCCAAAAAACAAGAATGCAGGGAAGTTCATGACTCTCGCTGACTTCCTCAAGTTCAGTAAAGCAAAGGCAGTCACTGGAGTTCTCATCAACATCCAG AATGCTGCTTATTTAGCATCAAAGAAAGGCCTAGGAATCGTAGACGCAGTCAAGTCCGCTTTGACCAGTTCCAAACTTGACATGAAGGTTTTGATTCAGTCAGATGACAGTTCTGTTCTGGACAGTTTTAAGGCTGCCCCTCAATACACTAGAGTACTGAGCATCGACAAGGAAATAGGAGATGCTCCCAAACCAACCATTGAAGAAATCAAGAAGCATGCAGATGCAGTCAATGTCTTGAGAAGTTCTCTTGTCACCATCTCCCAAAGCTTTGCCACAGGGAAGACTAAAGTAGTGGAGGCAATGCACAAGGGGAATATCTCTGTTTACGTCTCTGTGCTGAGAAACGAGTACCTCTCCATAACGTTCGATTACTTCTCTGATCCTACGGTAGAGCTTGCCACATTCATTGCAGGGAATGGCGTTGATGGAGTCATCACGGAGTTCCCTGCTACAGCCACCAGATACTTGA GGAGTCCATGCTCAGATTTATACAGAGAGCTGCCCTTTGCCATATTACCTGCAAAGGCAGGGACTCTAGTATCCGTGGCATCCAAGGAAGCACAGCCACCAGCTAGTGCCCCAAACCCGCCTCTTGACGCTAAAGACGTGATTGATCCGCCTCTGCCCCCGGTTGCTAACTTGGCCACCAACAATGCCAGTGGAGGAGCTCCCCCAGCTTCTCTTCGTTCAGGCACCATAGCCACCACCGCTAATCTCAGCCTTTCCTTGATTGCTATGCTGGCCTTGGGACTACTCCTATGTGCTGGTGCCTAA
- the LOC106388326 gene encoding formin-like protein 13: MALFRKLFYRKPPDGLLEICDRVFVFDCCFSDDSWEEENYKTYMAGVVNQLQEHFPEASSLVFNFREVGTRSVMADVLSEYGLTIMDYPRHYEGCSLLPVEVMHHFLRSSESWLSLGPNNLLLMHCERGAWPVLAFMLAALLIYRKQYSGEYKTLDMICKQAPRELMHLLSPLNPIPSQLRYLQYVSRRNVVSEWPPLDRALTMDCVILRCVPDVSGQGGCRPIFRVYGQDPFFVDDKKPKLLYSTPKKGKHLRIYKQAECGLVKIDINCHVQGDIVIECLSLNDDMEREVMVFRAVFNTAFIRSNILILNRDEVDTLWDIKEQFPKGFRVELLFSDMDAASSVDSMNFSCLEEKDGLPIEVFSKVHDFFNQVDWDDQTDATRNVLQHLAIANAVQERPDGNSSPGPQGLSPRNIHDIVKQTAIENNAKLKLSSVSEVETVDTPENRPSGSVKKLVAEDMHSVLQISSQANTTSHESPSLKLVHHSATVKPFVENSYFSENAEENISSPRENRSTLSPPHAERTSLAPLGAPSPPPPLPTVASQPSEKFHHSVVQPAETLSQGNAWVSLAGSTFHRTTPNAEHPMTLPSTSLPLPPASNVPTHESSKITKSSSALPSPMLSATTAKQIQTESSGSFCPPGSSSIGAPNDVATPLGQPARSPPPVSKSDKTHMLPRPPPPPPPPMRHADQNTVARVSPRIPPQALATGASPPPPPAPPTPPPLPTSSAPPPPPPTTPPRLPTSSAPPPPPPPKAPPPPPIGQMKAPSAPPPPPPLGQMRPPSAPPPPPPPPKLGTKSSPSTGSSVPPTPALPAGPLSSGKGRMLPVNSKNNTAKKLKPYHWLKLTRAVNGSLWAETQMSSEASKAPEIDMKELESLFSASAPEEAGKLKLNSCRGPKPEKVQLIEHRRAYNCEIMLSKVKVPLQDLMYSVRNLEESALDADQVENLIKFCPTREEMELLKGYNGDKDKLGKCELFFLEMMKVPRVETKLRVFSFKIQFRSQISELRNSLSVVNSAAEQVKNSEKFKRIMQTVLSLGNALNQGTARGAAVGFKLDSLPKLSETRARNNRMTLMHYLCKILAEKMPEVLDFAKDFSSLEPATKIQLKFLAEEMQAINKGLEKIVQELSLSESDGPISHNFNKILKEFLHYAEAEVRSLASLYSGVGRNVDGLIFYFGEDPTKCPFEQGVSTLLNFVRLFNRAHEENVKQLEAEANKKAEEEKLKIGRLDKESSKPLSLEKEKAKISGSDRESRKPLSLEEQVKKEKEKISGLDKESSNPLSLEEQVKKERTMMSGLDQESSKPLSLDEQIKKEKAKISGLDQESRKPLSLEEQVKQEKAKINGLDQETKEPLNERTAA; encoded by the exons ATGGCCTTGTTCCGCAAATTGTTCTACCGCAAACCTCCAGATGGTTTGCTCGAGATATGCGACAGAGTTTTCG TGTTCGACTGTTGCTTCTCCGACGACTCTTGGGAAGAAGAAAACTACAAAACTTACATGGCCGGAGTAGTCAATCAGCTACAGGAGCACTTCCCCGAGGCATCCTCTCTTGTGTTTAACTTCCGTGAAGTGGGTACTCGGAGTGTGATGGCTGATGTCTTGTCAGAATACGGCTTGACCATTATGGACTATCCTCGCCACTACGAAGGCTGCTCGTTGTTGCCTGTGGAAGTCATGCACCATTTTCTTAGGTCCAGTGAAAGCTGGCTCTCCCTCGGCCCAAACAACTTGTTGCTAATGCATTGCGAGCGAGGGGCTTGGCCGGTTCTAGCCTTCATGCTAGCTGCACTTCTTATTTACCGGAAGCAGTACAGTGGTGAGTACAAGACCTTGGACATGATCTGCAAGCAGGCTCCGCGCGAGCTTATGCATTTGCTCTCACCGTTGAACCCGATTCCTTCTCAGCTGCGTTATTTACAGTATGTGTCGAGAAGGAATGTGGTCTCTGAATGGCCTCCTCTGGATAGGGCTCTCACCATGGATTGTGTGATTTTGAGATGTGTTCCTGATGTTAGTGGGCAAGGAGGTTGTCGCCCAATCTTTAGAGTATATGGTCAGGATCCTTTTTTTGTTGATGATAAAAAGCCTAAGCTTTTGTACTCAACTCCTAAGAAAGGGAAACACCTTAGGATCTACAAGCAG GCAGAATGTGGACTAGTCAAGATTGACATCAACTGTCATGTGCAAGGTGATATAGTGATTGAATGCCTCAGTTTGAACGATGACATGGAGAGAGAGGTCATGGTGTTTCGAGCGGTTTTCAACACAGCTTTTATCagatcaaatattttgatactCAACCGTGATGAGGTTGACACATTATGGGATATAAAAGAACAATTCCCAAAGGGGTTCAGAGTTGAG CTTCTCTTCTCGGATATGGATGCTGCCTCGTCTGTTGATTCGATGAACTTTTCATGTTTGGAAGAGAAAGATGGTCTTCCAATAGAAGTTTTTTCCAAAGTTCATGATTTCTTCAATCAAGTTGACTGGGATGATCAGACGGACGCCACTCGCAATGTGCTTCAGCATTTAGCTATTGCAAATGCTGTCCAGGAAAGACCAGATGGGAATTCAAGTCCAGGACCACAAGGGTTAAGCCCCAGAAATATCCATGATATTGTGAAACAGACAGCAATTGAGAATAATGCAAAACTAAAATTGTCGTCAGTGTCCGAGGTTGAAACGGTCGACACGCCTGAAAACCGACCTTCCGGTTCGGTAAAGAAGCTTGTAGCAGAAGATATGCATTCTGTTCTTCAGATAAGTAGCCAAGCAAACACCACCAGTCATGAGTCCCCTTCTCTCAAGCTTGTGCATCATTCTGCCACAGTTAAACCTTTTGTAGAGAATTCATACTTCTCTGAAAATGCTGAGGAGAATATCTCGAGTCCTCGGGAAAACAGGAGCACACTGTCACCACCTCACGCGGAAAGAACGTCGTTGGCTCCACTAGGAGCACCTTCCCCACCTCCTCCACTTCCAACTGTTGCTTCTCAACCTTCAGAGAAATTTCATCATTCTGTTGTCCAACCGGCGGAGACACTTTCACAGGGAAACGCATGGGTGTCATTAGCTGGCTCTACATTTCATCGAACAACTCCAAACGCAGAGCATCCTATGACACTGCCTTCAACATCTCTTCCCCTTCCTCCTGCATCTAATGTTCCTACTCACGAGTCTTcgaaaataacaaaatcatcTTCAGCTCTGCCCTCTCCTATGTTATCAGCTACTACAGCCAAACAAATCCAAACTGAGTCATCAGGTTCTTTCTGTCCTCCTGGTTCATCTTCAATAGGAGCTCCCAATGATGTGGCTACACCTCTTGGACAACCGGCTAGGTCACCTCCTCCAGTGTCTAAATCAGACAAAACACATATGTTACCtcgaccaccaccacctcccCCTCCTCCGATGCGGCATGCAGACCAGAACACTGTTGCTAGAGTTTCCCCTCGTATACCACCCCAAGCGCTAGCTACAGGTGCCTCTCCTCCCCCTCCCCCAGCTCCTCCAACGCCTCCACCGCTTCCTACTTCTTCTGCTCCCCCTCCCCCACCTCCTACAACACCTCCACGGCTTCCTACCTCTTCTGCCCCTCCTCCCCCTCCCCCTCCAAAAGCGCCACCTCCACCACCAATAGGTCAGATGAAGGCACCGTCAgcaccacctccaccaccaccgttGGGTCAGATGAGACCACCATCagcaccacctcctcctcctcctcctccaaagTTAGGAACAAAGTCATCCCCATCTACTGGTTCTAGTGTGCCTCCAACACCTGCCTTACCAGCTGGACCTCTTTCATCAGGAAAAGGGAGAATGTTACCTGTAAATTCAAAGAATAACACAGCCAAAAAGCTGAAGCCATATCACTGGTTGAAACTGACAAGAGCTGTCAATGGGAGCTTATGGGCTGAAACACAAATGTCTAGCGAAGCTTCTAA GGCTCCTGAGATTGACATGAAAGAGCTTGAAAGTCTTTTCTCCGCATCAGCTCCAGAAGAGGCAGGAAAGTTAAAACTAAATAGCTGTCGTGGACCTAAACCTGAGAAAGTCCAACTG ATTGAACACAGGCGAGCATACAACTGTGAGATTATGCTTTCAAAAGTGAAAGTACCTCTGCAGGATTTGATG TACTCAGTGCGTAACCTGGAGGAATCTGCTCTTGATGCTGACCAGGTTGAGAACCTAATTAAGTTTTGTCCAACAAGAGAAGAAATGGAATTACTAAAG GGTTACAATGGTGACAAGGACAAGCTTGGAAAGTGCGAATTG TTCTTCTTAGAGATGATGAAAGTCCCACGAGTGGAGACAAAGCTCAGGGTGTTCTCTTTCAAAATTCAGTTTCGTTCTCAG ATTTCTGAACTCAGGAATAGTCTAAGTGTTGTTAACTCCGCAGCAGAGCAG GTGAAGAAttcagaaaaattcaaaagaataaTGCAGACTGTCTTGTCCCTCGGAAACGCCCTAAACCAAGGGACTGCTAGGG GTGCTGCGGTTGGGTTTAAACTGGATAGTCTGCCAAAACTCAGTGAAACACGGGCGCGGAATAACCGTATGACTCTGATGCATTATCTATGCAAG ATTCTTGCTGAGAAAATGCCAGAAGTCTTAGATTTCGCAAAAGATTTTTCATCACTGGAGCCTGCAACAAAG ATTCAACTGAAGTTTTTGGCTGAGGAGATGCAAGCTATAAACAAGGGACTAGAGAAAATCGTACAGGAACTCTCCTTGTCCGAAAGTGATGGCCCAATTTCACACAACTTTAACAAG ATATTGAAGGAGTTCCTTCATTATGCGGAAGCAGAAGTAAGGTCCTTGGCTTCACTCTATTCGGGAGTG GGAAGAAACGTTGATGGCTTAATTTTCTACTTTGGTGAAGACCCTACTAAGTGCCCTTTTGAACAAG GGGTGTCGACTCTTCTAAACTTTGTAAGACTGTTCAATCGTGCTCATGAAGAAAACGTAAAACAACTTGAAGCTGAAGCTAATAAGAAGGCTGAGGAGGAGAAATTAAAAATAGGCCGGTTAGATAAAGAAAGCAGCAAGCCCTTATCCTTGGAGAAGGAGAAAGCAAAAATAAGTGGGTCAGATCGAGAAAGCAGGAAGCCCTTGTCCTTGGAGGAACAAGTTaagaaggagaaagaaaaaataagtgGACTAGATAAAGAAAGCAGCAACCCCTTGTCCTTGGAGGAACAAGTTAAGAAGGAGAGAACAATGATGAGTGGGTTAGATCAAGAAAGCAGCAAGCCCTTGTCCTTGGATGAACAAATTAAGAAGGAGAAAGCAAAGATAAGTGGATTAGATCAAGAAAGCAGGAAGCCCTTGTCCTTGGAGGAACAAGTTAAACAGGAGAAAGCAAAAATAAATGGATTAGATCAAGAAACGAAGGAGCCACTGAATGAAAGAACAGCTGCATGA